In Rissa tridactyla isolate bRisTri1 chromosome 2, bRisTri1.patW.cur.20221130, whole genome shotgun sequence, a single window of DNA contains:
- the LOC128906313 gene encoding feather keratin-like, whose translation MRLCHARFACGKGHHAPSLSRPSRISIKAGPAPLSLTHFSHLLLQPKQGTLHTTDMACNDLCGPCGPTPLANSCNEPCVRQCEASRVVIQPSTVQVTLPGPILSSFPQSTFVGSSASAAVGNELSAQGVPISSGGFGFGLGYGYGLGYGLGGLGCFSGRRGCYPC comes from the exons GCGccaagcctgtcccgcccctccaggatcagcataaaagccggcccagctcctctctccctcacacacttctcacaccttctcctccagcctaaacaag gcaccctccacaccacagacatggcctgcaacgacctctgcggaccctgcggacccaccccgctggctaacagctgcaacgagccctgcgtcaggcagtgcgaggcctcccgcgtcgtcatccagccttccaccgtgcaggtcaccctgccaggacccatcctcagctccttcccccagagcacctttgtcggatcctccgcatccgctgccgtgggcaatgaactcagcgcccagggagtgcccatctcctccggcggcttcggtTTCGGCCTCGGCTATGGCTACGGcctcggctacggcttgggaggcctgggctgcttcagcggcagaagaggctgctacccctgctaa